In Heterodontus francisci isolate sHetFra1 chromosome 48, sHetFra1.hap1, whole genome shotgun sequence, a single window of DNA contains:
- the LOC137357302 gene encoding CD276 antigen-like, which produces MMSMYLHAILSLLLCAECSFAEDVKCEINQNPVGAKRGDTVSLPCIFHSSSQHDRQLLISWQMELGNELLMVYAENSSWVLQNKKFESRTTISRSWTQTGNATLQIMKVQSTDSGNYTCYVRAEGRAACCAHLQLTVSSGGTFKHCGHPSAWITFLLLSLMKLLT; this is translated from the exons ATGATGTCCATGTATTTACATGCGATTCTCAGTCTCCTCTTGTGTGCTGAGTGCTCATTTGCAG AGGACGTCAAGTGCGAGATAAATCAAAATCCTGTGGGGGCCAAACGTGGGGATACCGTTTCCTTGCCGTGTATCTTCCATAGCAGTAGCCAGCACGATCGACAGCTCTTAATCTCCTGGCAGATGGAGCTTGGCAATGAGCTTCTGATGGTGTATGCAGAGAATTCCAGCTgggtgttgcaaaacaagaagtttGAAAGCCGCACGACCATCTCTCGTTCCTGGACTCAGACGGGGAATGCAACCCTGCAAATCATGAAGGTGCAGAGCACAGACTCTGGCAACTACACCTGTTATGTCAGAGCAGAGGGTCGTGCCGCATGTTGTGCCCACTTGCAGCTGACAGTGAGTTCAG GTGGGACCTTTAAACACTGTGGACATCCCTCTGCCTGGATCACATTCCTGCTCCTGTCACTGATGAAGCTTCTAACATGA